The Triticum aestivum cultivar Chinese Spring chromosome 4B, IWGSC CS RefSeq v2.1, whole genome shotgun sequence sequence TGTGCTGCAATAGTCAAAGTTGAAAATGCAAATTTCTTTTTCTGCATGCCAAGCAGTGCATTAGGTAAGTTACTTACACCCGACCAAGTATAAAATGATGAGTCTAGAGCCCTAAACTACTCATAGAACAACAAGCAACAACAAACCTGCAGCTTCTTGGCCAGTCATAGCATCAACCACAAGAAGAATTTCTGTAGGCTTCACTGCCTTCTTTACTTCTTTCAACTCATTCATCATAGCTTTATCTACCTAATGATAGAAAGATTAGCTGGTATCGGTTGTGCTGGGTAAACACAGTTGAAGTAACAGAAAGACACACTAGCTCCGCCATTTAAGGCTAAATAGAGTACCTATCAAAAAGTATCATATCTCATTTTTCACACCAACTCGTCTCATAACAGATTATCTTTACATTTAAGTTTAAATATACTATACTAGAATGAACATTTTTGGTTGAAGCACTAGACTGAGTTTAAAACAAACATACACATTTAATCCAAAATAAACATTTTAAAGAGATTTTGACCTTTTACAGACTTAAAAATTACTAGTAAGAACTAGTGCAGTTCGATCATATATCTAAAATTCCATACTTCGGCATGATTATGATCTGGTGCCCAAGATCTGTGTACAAAATTAAGTCAGCTGGTTAAAACTGGTACAGGACTGACGTACAGTTTTTTAGAACCATGATTGTAGCAAACCGAGGAACATAATTAGATGATAAGAGTTACCTGCAATCTTCCAGCAGTATCCACTATAACTACATCGGTCTTCTTGCTCTTTGCTTCTTTCAAACCATTCTTGGCAATCTCTGAAGGTTTTGCTTCCGTTCCTTCTGAGTAAACTGGTACACCAACCTATCAACATTCAAAAGTAACTGTAGTTTtaatttcaaaatttgaaaaaaaacagaTATGCATTACTGGTAGCTCTACAGTCATTTGAATCGAAGGTAGCCACAGTTATTAGCGAGAAAACGTTTCCAACTGAATACGACTGTGAAAAGATCAATTTCATTACGTGTACCTTTTTACCCAGAATAGTGAGTTGGTCAATAGCAGCAGGCCTGTAAACATCTGCAGCAACCAGCATACAACTCTTCCCCTGTAACCTGAATCTGGTTTATAAGTACTGATGGCCTGGGCTCTTAGGAAAATGCTTAAAGAAGAAAGCTCAGGAATGCACCATCTTTTTCAGATAGAAGGCAAGCTTAGCACAGACGGTAGTTTTCCCAACACCTTGCAGACCTGCCAATAGGATAACCGTTGGGCCAGTTTTTGCGAATACTAAATCTGATACCTCTCCACCCATCAGTTGTACAAGTTCATCATTTACAACCTACATCATTTAACTCTTGTTAGTCCTCTAGGGCTAGAAGTACATATAGTATTACATTGGGAAGACCACATTCAGTTAGTCCAAAATAATCAATGAATTCCTCAATTAAGGTCACTTGTGTGCACAATAATATGCACCCGTCAATAATGGCTGTGCAAACTATACATAGAAAATTTGTCACATATGCAATTTATAATTTTCTAGGATCCTCGGATCTGAGTATACCTTCACTAACTGCTGCTCAGGTTGGACACCCCGGATCACATCAGTGCCTATAGCCTTTTCAGTAACAGACTCGATAAAACTTCTTGCTACTGGCACACTTACCTGCAAAGTAGGGCGCGCATTAGATTGTGAAGACAAAAAATATATAGAAATATAGCCCCACAAGAAAGCCATGTACTGAAAGAGATGAGACATACATCTGCCTCCAAAAGTGCTCTTCTAATATCCCGCATCGGTTCAGCAATATTCTCCTTTGTCAGTCGATCTTGAACCACAAAAGGCATTTCCTTCATTATTTACAATCATGATTTATAGCAAAGCTACAGAGGGTGCAGTCAGCGTCGCTGATCAAGCATGAAAAATGCATACTGCATTGAATTGTTTGGACAAAAACGATCCACACATTACAAAGTTACGCAAAAGAAAAGTTATCACTTCATAGATAGCCAATCTAGAACTTCACAGTTGCATATAATACTCTGTCAACCTGATACACGATTCGACACATCACACATATTTTTGGGAGGAGAACTGAGTGTGACTCTGTTCAACACATTGCAACCAGAGCATTACGTATGACAGCAACAAAATCCACACATGAGGCGAGAAGCAAACGTGTAGTGTATGGGTAAACTATCAGAAGCGAACTCACCGACGCCTCGCAGCTTGTTCCACGCGGACTCCAGCCCGGTGGTGAGCTGCCCGAACATCTCCGCCCTCACAACCATCCCGcttccccgcctcctcctcctgcatcCCTGAGGGCGTCCCAAACCGTAACAAGGTAAGAAAACCATCCGTTCAAAAAGAGATAAGGTCGAGATCTTTCTCGGAGGGAAGAAGCTAGGAAGTTGCAGATGCTCAGAGCGAACCGGGAACGGGGAAGAGAGGGCGCGGAAGGCAGCGGGACTTTGGGCCCCGCGGAGGTGGAATGAGAGAGTGGGCACGCGGCGGAGGTGAAGGGAGGCCACGGTGGGCCTGGCCGGCGAGCGCCGGGCGCCGGCGGGAGACGAAGAGAGCGTGAGTGTGGCAGTGGCCTCCATTGGAGAGGGCGGAGCGTTCTGCGGAGGCGAGGCGAGCCAAGCAACGAGGAGGATAAGAGGAAGTTGCTCTAACTGGGCCTTTCTGGGCACGACGGTATCAGAGAAAAAATGCTGACCATGATAGCCCATGAAACGGCCCCGTCATCAAGTCGAGGGCCGTAGCCGATAGGGGGATTCTAAAAAAAAGTCGATAGGGGTAATTCtcaaaaaacacacacacacacacacacacaatagtAGTGGAGGGGGAAATATCAGGTGCTCAGTGCTTCTGCTTCCCATGCTTGCCCGATTTTAAAACTTTAATTTTAAATGtttaaaatattttttaaaaaatatgaatgTTCACAAGGAATGTGACTACAACCCCTAAAAGATCCAAGTCAAAAATCAAAATGTAcatcgagaaacaaaaaagacaaattcagatgTGAATAGCGTCAAATGGTGTTTTTGTCTTTTTATGACACTATTCATGATAGATTTCATATCTTTGTTTCTCAATGTTCATTTAGAGTTTGGACCTGGAATTTTTAGGAGTTGTAGTCATATTCCTTGTGAatattcatatttttttgatttttttgacatTTAAAATTGTTTTTTTTAAGTTAGAGGATGGGGAACACCCAAGGATGGGAGCATCTGATATTTCCCCGTGGTGGACGTACAAATACAATCAATTATTGGTGAGATCAAACACTCATGCAGCAACTTTGAAGCTCATAATTGAGCTAAATTTTCTTTATCTTTACAAACTCATCGTCGCTTGTGGATGGGAGTGTGAGTGCCACATGATGTGATCATGTAAAGTACCTGTGAACAGGCGAAATGACTTCCGTTATTTGCGCTGTGAGTCTGGGGGCGATACAGTGACGATCTCGCAGAGGAGAAAATCCCACCACATCGATGATCGAACGGAGGAGATCAGCGAATGAGGGAGAGATCTGTGTAGATCAGAGAGAAGGAGGTGGATGTGAAGATCCCCTGGGAATAGATTCAAGGATCAAGACAAGAAGAGCAGTCTGCAAAATAGCAGAGAGGTGAATACGCAGAGTCAAATTGAAAAAGGGGAACATAATGGATCTGAAGGCAACCATTGATGCAAGTTTGGAAAGAATCAGGGGACAATAGCAGATGAGGATCCAAATCATATGTTTGTAGAAAGAGATCAGTCATAAAGAGGGGGTGTTCACGAAATATCACATACTCGAGATCCTCCAGACCCTAGCAGAGGAGAGGAATCGGGTATAGCTGATATGACATCATTACACTGGTACaccaaggtgctatacaaacggtttttaacccctttccgcgacgatatttggaaccatcgccaagtgagtgaccgcgatagggaggtccttcccacacgacccaaaaccCGTCGGGGATAGGGAACCATGATGGATACAGTTGTCCATATAAAACTATTTCTGATATCTCGAACGTCCCAAACGCTCCATCCTTgcaactcgtttgtgctcgcattgcaaCCGCAGTCGGTTTTctatggtgctacgtttatgatgcgcggcccatcacaaacagttcacgattatagagcgtgtatgataagcagacaatcacacacattcacttttcccgaaccgtatgcgataactaattaagaagattagttaatcatcgtacgagtgtcggataggattacgaaacgttGGACCGTCGtagctgttgggaaacgtagcatgcaatttcaaaaaaattcctacgctcacgcgagacctatctaggagatacatagcaacgagagagggagagcgtgtccacataccctcgtagaccgaaagcggaagcgtttgacaacgcgattgatgtagtcaaacttcttctcgttccgaccgatcaagcaccgaactgaaggaaatatgcccggaggcaataataaagttgttatttatgtttccttatatcattgtaaatgtttattattcgtgctagaattgtattaaccggaaacttgatagatGTGTgaaacatagacaaaacacagtgtccctggtaagcctctactagactagctcgttaatcaaacatggttaagtttcctaaccatagacatgtgttgtcatttgatgaacgggatcacatcattaggagaatgatgtgatggacaagacccatccattagcttagcataatgatcgttaagttttattgctattactttattcatgacttatacatattcctttgactatgagattatgcaactcccg is a genomic window containing:
- the LOC123091498 gene encoding signal recognition particle 54 kDa protein, chloroplastic, with product MEATATLTLSSSPAGARRSPARPTVASLHLRRVPTLSFHLRGAQSPAAFRALSSPFPGCRRRRRGSGMVVRAEMFGQLTTGLESAWNKLRGVDRLTKENIAEPMRDIRRALLEADVSVPVARSFIESVTEKAIGTDVIRGVQPEQQLVKVVNDELVQLMGGEVSDLVFAKTGPTVILLAGLQGVGKTTVCAKLAFYLKKMGKSCMLVAADVYRPAAIDQLTILGKKVGVPVYSEGTEAKPSEIAKNGLKEAKSKKTDVVIVDTAGRLQVDKAMMNELKEVKKAVKPTEILLVVDAMTGQEAAALVGAFNVEIGITGAILTKLDGDSRGGAALSIKEVSGKPIKFIGRGERVEDLEPFYPDRMAQRILGMGDVLSFVEQAQQVMNQEDAEELQKKIMSAKFNFNDFLKQTKAIAQMGSFSRIIGMIPGMNKVTPAQIREAEKNVKFMESMINVMTADERERPELLAESRERRRRVAKDAGKTEQQVSQLVSQLFQMRTRMQKMMAGMQGKDTPDMENLAESIKAEEQAAVATGKRRRKYGNLRQRDLDSMRGYRR